CACGTCCAGGACGGTCCGGTCGATCAGTTCCAGGGTCGTGGGAACGATTCCGGCCCCGATAATGGCCGACACCGTGGTCGCCGCATCGTCCAGGTCGGCATAGATGGCCTGGAGCGTGGCCTTGGCAGGGGACAGGGGCACCAGCCGGACAATGATCTCGGTAAAAATGCCCAGGGTCCCCTCTGATCCGCACATGAGTCGTGTGAGATCGTATCCGCTCACATTCTTGAGGGTCTTTCCCCCGGTTCGAATAATCTCTCCGGTCGGCAGCACCACCTCGAGGCCCAGAAGATAATCCCGTGTCACCCCGTATTTGACCCCCCTGGGGCCCCCTGCGTTCAGGGCTACATTGCCGCCGATGGTGGAGACAAACATGCTGGCAGGGTCGGGCGGATACATGAGTCCGTAAGCGGCCACCGCCTTCTGAAGGTCCGAATTGACCACACCGGGCTGAACCACCGCGCACATGGATTCCGGTTCGATCTCCAGGATTCGGTTGAGCCGGTGGAAGGCGATAATGATGCCGCCCTTTCTGGCCACCGAACTGCCGCAGATATTGGTCCCTGCACCCCTGGGGATGATATTGATCCTCTCCCGGTTCGCCACCTTCATCACCCCGGCGATCTCATCCCTGTCGCCAGGGACAATCACGGCCTCTGGCATGAATTCCTGCAAAAACCCGTCATAGGAATAGGTGATCAGGTCCTCGGGCGTATCCAGGAACCATTCGTCGCCCACAATGGCCCGTATCTCATCTTTTACACCATCCGAAATCATGAACTGTCTCCTTCATCTCCTCCACAACCGGAGCATATGGATGAAAGGCCTCCTCAGCCTCTTTTTAATCGTCGACAGCCAATACCTCCAATGTATCCACGGAACAACATCAGACCGGCTCGGGCAGGGTTTTTTCCGGGACCATTGCCCGCGAAATAAAAATTCGAAGCATCCAAAAAGAGGAGATGGGATTATCAGAAGTCTTCCTCCGGCCTGTCGGTTCCTCTCCCCGGATGGGATAGATAGTACCTGCCGTCAGCGGTCACACCAACGATGTTTCTGCCCGTCATATACTGGAGCATCTTCGGTCGGTAATCCCGGGTCCCTATTCGAACGATCTTCTGTCGAGAATAAGGGAGTTCAACGGCCGAAAACGGATTCACCGCCTCCTTTTGCTCAAGGTCTTTGATAATCACTTTATATGCCCGTGCCATGCGCCATGCATGATAGCGCCTGGTAAGGACATAGACCCCTATCAGGACACAGACACCGATAATGATCTCCCATGTTTCTGAATTATCCAAATCTCTTTAACTCCCCCGTGTTCGCAGCCGGATCTTCGCAGAACCCCACAATTTTCTTGATTCAATCACCATCGGCCCGTATACTGAATTCAGATTCGAACTTGGGTTACACGCGTCGACCTTTTGTTTTAAAACCCTGACAGGTAAATTCGCTACTCGCTCCTATGGAGGACCTCACATGATTCCCGAGATCAAAAAAATTCTTTGCACCACGGACATGTCCGAGAATGCCCGTTACGCCTTCGAGTATGCCGTCAGCCTTGCCAACCAATACGGGGCAGGCATTACGCTCCTCCATGTCCTCGAGGATATGTCCCCATACCGGGATTCTCTCATGATGAATATCCTGGGAGAGGAGAAATGGAAGGGTCTGCTGGAGACAAACAAGGAAAAACTCATCCAGGACCTGAAGGATCAGCTTGGCAAATTCTGCGACACTGTCAGCGCCCAACTCCCCGCCTGTCCCTTTATCACGGACGACATCATCGTGAAAATCGGAAACCCGGTGGAGGCAATCCTCGAACAGGCCAAGAAGATGGACTGCGATCTGGTGGTCATGGGCACCCACGGGCACGGAATTCTGGGAGACGCCATGATCGGGGGCGTGTCCAGGCGGGTGGTGCGGCGTTGCAAGAAGCCGGTGCTGGTGGTCCCTCTCCCGGACAAAAGGGGACTAATGCCCTGATTTCCGCTTTACCTCCAGGGCCTTCAGATCCTTCCGGATGATCTTTCCCGTCGTGGTCATGGGGAGTTCGGTCACGAATTCGATCTCCCGGGGGTATTCATGGGCCGCCAACCGGACCTTGACGTACTTCTTGATCTCCGCTTCCAGTTCAGGACCGGGGATTACACCGGGTTTCGGCAGGATAAAGGCCTTGACCACCTCGCCACGGACCTTATCCGGACTTCCCACCACCGCCACCATGCCCACGGCCGGGTGCTTCATGAGGCAGTCCTCGATCTCGGCCGGCCCGATCCGGTACCCCGAACTGGTGATCAGATCGTCCTTCCTCCCCACAAACCAGAAATACCCATCCTCATCTTTCTTGGCCAGGTCTCCGGTGAGCCACCAGTCATTGACGTACTTCTCCCGGGTGGCCTCGGGGTTGTTCCAGTATTCAATACACATGACCGGATCGGGACGCTGAATGGCAATTTCCCCCGGGGTCCCCGGAGGAACCGGAATGCCCGATTCGTCCACCACCTCCACCCGGTGCCCGGGAATGGGTTTTCCCATGGAACCGGGCCGGACCTCCATGACCTCGGAGCAGGTTCCCACCACCAGGTTGACCTCGGTCTGGCCGTAAAACTCATTGATGGTCAGCCCCATGACCTCCCGCCCCCAGTCGAGCAGTTCCTCGCCCAATGCCTCTCCGCCGCTCCCGATGGTCCGCATGGCATAGTCGTGACGGCTGCGCGGGTCCGGAACCTGTCGCATCAACTTGAGGGCCGTTGGCGGCATGAAGGCATTCCGGATCCCGTATTTGGCTATGAGATGAAACGCCTCCTCGGGGTCGAACTTCCTGGCGCGATGGGCCAGCACCGGGACCCCGAAGTGCCAGCTCGGCAGGAGCACATCCATGAACCCGCCGAACCAGGCCCAGTCGGCCGGGGTCCAGAAGAAATCATCTTCCTTTGGAAAGAAGTTATGGGGGAACTGGACACCGGGAAGATGCCCCAACAGAACGCGGTGGGCATGAAAGGCCCCCTTGGGGGGCCCTGTGGTGCCGGAGGTATAGCTGATAAAGGCAGGATCATCGGACCGGGTCTTGACAGGCTGAAACGAGGACGATCCCTTTTCAATCAGCTCCCAGAAACTCACGACCCCGCCCGGGGTTTCGCCCCTTGCCAGAACGATCGTCCGGAGGTCGGGCAACCGGTCGCGTATCTCCAGGATCTTGGGGAGGTTGGCCTCATCCGTGACAATCCCTCTGGCCCGGCTGTTGGACAGGCGGTACTCCAGGGCCTCTGTACCGAACAGGGTAAAGAGGGGGATGACCACGGCGCCCATCTTATAGACGGCAATATGGGCGATCCCTGCCTCGGGGGACTGGGGAAGCATGATCCCGAAGCGATCGCCGGGCTCCATACCCTTGGCCTTGAGTCCATTGGCCAGCCCGTTGGAGAGGCGCATCAGGTCCCAGAAGGTATATTTCTCCACCTCCCCGGTCTCATTCTCATAGATCAGGGCCAGCCGGTATCGCTGATGGGCCCACTTGTCGCAGATGTCCACCCCGATATTGTAGAATTCGGGGATCTCCCAACGAAACGACTGATACACCTCGTCATAGGTCTTTCCAGGCTTTAACACGTCCGTCCCCCATCCCTGTTGAATACACTCCCTACTGCTTACTGTCTATTGCTCACACCGCTTACTGCTTACTCCCTACTGCTTACTCCCTACTTCTTACTCCCCGCTCCCTGCTCCCTGCTCCCTGCTATCTACTTCACCAGCGTATTGGCCAGCCACAGGATGCTTTGCGGCCAGATGATGCAGGCGATCAAACCCAACTCCATAAGCCTCCAGAATGGGAATGCACCCCAATAGATGTCGCTGGTGCTCACCTCGGGCGGCGCAACCCCTTTGAGATAAAACAGGGCATACCCGAATGGCGGCGTCAAAAAGGAGTCCTGAAGCATGACCGCCATGATAACCACAAACCAGACTTTATCAAATCCCAGATCCGCTGCAATGGGGAGGAACAGGGGAAAACAGATCATGATAATGCCGATCCAGTCGATGAACATCCCTAACAAAAAGAGAATGATCATCATCACGATAAAAGTCCCCCATTTTCCCAATTCGAGCCCGTAAATATACCCCTTGACCACTTCTCCGCCGCCTGAGCCCATGAAGACACTGGCAAAACAGGCCGCCCCCACAAGAATAATGATCACCATAGAGGTTGTGCGAGCGGTGTTTACCACGGCGGAGTAAAGTCCCTTCCACGAAAACCTGCCGTAGGCAATGGTCATGCAAAAGGCGAGGGCGGCCCCGACGCCCGCGGCCTCGGTGGGCGTGGCGATGCCGGCAAAGATGGAGCCCAGGACTCCGGCAATGAGGATCATGGGCGGCACCAGCGATTTCAAAGTCATGAAGAAAATCTGTCTTACGGAAACCGCCTGTCGCTCTTCCTTGGTGAGGGCCGGTCCGTCCTGGGGCTTGAAAAAGCAGTGAATCAGGATGTAGAAAATATACATGAACGAGAGAATCAGCCCGGGAACCACGGCCCCGGCAAAGAGCTTGCCCACGGACAGGGAGGCCTGGTCTGCCATGACCACCAGCATAATGCTGGGGGGGATAAGTATGCCCAAGGTGCCTCCCGCACACACAGCCCCCGATGCCAACCGTTTATTATACCCGTATTTGAGCATCACCGGCATACCCAGAAGACCCATGGTGACCACAGAGGCCCCAATAATACCGGTACAGGCCCCAAAGAGCGTGGAAACCACGACCACGGCAATGGCAATTCCTCCCCTGACAGGACCGAAGAGGTATCGCATGGTGTCAAAAAGGCTTTCCGCCACCCCGGATTGATCCAGCAACTGGGCCATGAAAATGAACAGCGGGATGGCCACGAGGATATAATTGTCCATGGTCCCGAACGCCCGGTTCAGGAACATATAGAAACAGGACGGTCCCCATCCGATGTAGCCGAATATGGCGGCCAGGCCGCCCAGTACAAAGGCCAGGGGTTGTCCCATAAACAGGCCGATCAAAAGGCCGATAAACATTCCCCAGGTGATAAATTCCGGGCTCATATGTCTTTCCCCTTAGCAGTCTGTATGATTGCGCGAATATAAGTGGCCAGCCCCTGGATAAGCAGCAATGCAAATGTCACCGGGATGACCGTCTTGATTTCAGGAACCACCGGCATGCCTGCAGAACCGCTGGTTTCTCCCATCATCCAGGAGGTTTTGGCGAACAGGATGCCCTGGTGAAGCATGATAAAGCAGAAAGGAAAGAAAAGGCAGGTGTAGGTGATGATATCCAGGATCCCTCT
This region of Deltaproteobacteria bacterium genomic DNA includes:
- a CDS encoding FAD-binding protein, yielding MISDGVKDEIRAIVGDEWFLDTPEDLITYSYDGFLQEFMPEAVIVPGDRDEIAGVMKVANRERINIIPRGAGTNICGSSVARKGGIIIAFHRLNRILEIEPESMCAVVQPGVVNSDLQKAVAAYGLMYPPDPASMFVSTIGGNVALNAGGPRGVKYGVTRDYLLGLEVVLPTGEIIRTGGKTLKNVSGYDLTRLMCGSEGTLGIFTEIIVRLVPLSPAKATLQAIYADLDDAATTVSAIIGAGIVPTTLELIDRTVLDVISNYGGAKFSDKAQALLLIEVDGEDVTVEAQGKRIEAFCRERGAFQVERASTPEEADKLWQARRTAFGAVASLRPNCIVEDATVPVKMLPAIIRKIVEVADKYSLQIGVLAHAGDGNLHPLFMTDLRDKEEMARVDKALVELVEAAIAMGGTLSGEHGIGIAKDRFMSMEFSRTSIELMRGIKRVFDPNNILNPGSFL
- a CDS encoding universal stress protein yields the protein MIPEIKKILCTTDMSENARYAFEYAVSLANQYGAGITLLHVLEDMSPYRDSLMMNILGEEKWKGLLETNKEKLIQDLKDQLGKFCDTVSAQLPACPFITDDIIVKIGNPVEAILEQAKKMDCDLVVMGTHGHGILGDAMIGGVSRRVVRRCKKPVLVVPLPDKRGLMP
- a CDS encoding acyl-CoA synthetase, with amino-acid sequence MLKPGKTYDEVYQSFRWEIPEFYNIGVDICDKWAHQRYRLALIYENETGEVEKYTFWDLMRLSNGLANGLKAKGMEPGDRFGIMLPQSPEAGIAHIAVYKMGAVVIPLFTLFGTEALEYRLSNSRARGIVTDEANLPKILEIRDRLPDLRTIVLARGETPGGVVSFWELIEKGSSSFQPVKTRSDDPAFISYTSGTTGPPKGAFHAHRVLLGHLPGVQFPHNFFPKEDDFFWTPADWAWFGGFMDVLLPSWHFGVPVLAHRARKFDPEEAFHLIAKYGIRNAFMPPTALKLMRQVPDPRSRHDYAMRTIGSGGEALGEELLDWGREVMGLTINEFYGQTEVNLVVGTCSEVMEVRPGSMGKPIPGHRVEVVDESGIPVPPGTPGEIAIQRPDPVMCIEYWNNPEATREKYVNDWWLTGDLAKKDEDGYFWFVGRKDDLITSSGYRIGPAEIEDCLMKHPAVGMVAVVGSPDKVRGEVVKAFILPKPGVIPGPELEAEIKKYVKVRLAAHEYPREIEFVTELPMTTTGKIIRKDLKALEVKRKSGH
- a CDS encoding TRAP transporter large permease subunit — protein: MSPEFITWGMFIGLLIGLFMGQPLAFVLGGLAAIFGYIGWGPSCFYMFLNRAFGTMDNYILVAIPLFIFMAQLLDQSGVAESLFDTMRYLFGPVRGGIAIAVVVVSTLFGACTGIIGASVVTMGLLGMPVMLKYGYNKRLASGAVCAGGTLGILIPPSIMLVVMADQASLSVGKLFAGAVVPGLILSFMYIFYILIHCFFKPQDGPALTKEERQAVSVRQIFFMTLKSLVPPMILIAGVLGSIFAGIATPTEAAGVGAALAFCMTIAYGRFSWKGLYSAVVNTARTTSMVIIILVGAACFASVFMGSGGGEVVKGYIYGLELGKWGTFIVMMIILFLLGMFIDWIGIIMICFPLFLPIAADLGFDKVWFVVIMAVMLQDSFLTPPFGYALFYLKGVAPPEVSTSDIYWGAFPFWRLMELGLIACIIWPQSILWLANTLVK